TCGAAGTGGTGGTGTCAGGTGGCATCGGTGCATCGGATGTAGGCGCAGTCAAGTCGCCGCGAAAGCAGTTGGGGGAACAATCCTGCCGTTTCGTCGCTTCTACCCATCACAGGAGACGAACATGGAACCGCTGTTCTACGTCATGGCTATCATGGGTTGCGGCGACGGGAACGTCCAGTGCACCGAGGCCCGGATCGTCCCCGCCCGCTACGAGTCGATGGCACAGTGCCGCGCGGCGCTGCCGACGCAGCTGGCGCAGAATACCGACGTGCCGTATCCGATGATCGGCGCGAACTGCCGGACCGCGGGGTCGCAGATCGCGGTGTCGGCCAAGGCTAAGCCGCAGGGGTAATAACCCCTCGTCATGCCGGGCTTGTTCCGGCACCCACTGCTCCGCGCGTTCTATCCGCTCGAGTTTGCGACACGGTGGGCCCCGGAACCAGTCCGGGGTAAAGGAATCTACCGGGGTCGCGTCCACAATACAGGGTCGCGTGGCGTGCGGGGATAGAGCTTTTCCCTCGATGCCGCTTCGCGAGCCGCTCGCGCGATGAAACCGACCTTCTGCAGCCCCGATGTCGTGACGCGGTGGTCCCACGCATGTTCGCCGCGCGCCGCCACCTCGCGGCCGATCGCGCCGTAAATTCCCGCCGCCGCCAGTACCGCCCAGGCCGAGCGGAACGGCAGCGCGGGCGTGCCTTCGCGCGCACTCGCTTCGAACTCGGCGGCGCGCGCCGCCATGCGCTTGGTCAACACCGCGAGCCGCGACCGGAACGGCGGCTTCATGTGCTGCCCGGGCGGGAAATCCATCTCGACCAGCCACTCCTCGGGGACGTAGCAGCGGCCGACGCGGTCATCCTCCTCGATGTCGCGGGCGATGTTCGCGAGCTGGAACGCCATGCCGAGGTCGCAGGCGCGGTCGAGCGTGTCCTCGTCGGCCGGGTCGACGCCCATCGCGACCGCCATCATGCAGCCGACGACGCCGGCGACATGGTAGCAATATTTGTAGAGGTCGGCCTCCGACCGCGGCCGCCACTCGCGCGCGTCGAGCGCGAAGCCCGCGACCAGGTCGCGCGCGAACCGGTGCGGCATCCGAGTCTCGGCGGCGACGATGCGGAGCGCGTCGAACGCGGGATCGCCGACGATCTGGCCCGCAAGCGCGGCTTCGGTCATCGCGGACAGGCGTTCGAGCCGCGCAGGGGCGTCGGCGACAACGGTCATGCCGTGGCCGTGGTCCTGCCCGTCGGCGATGTCGTCGCACGCGCGGCACCAGGCGTAGAGCAGCCAGGCGCGCTCGCGCGTGGGTTTGTCGAACAGCCGGCTGGCGGCGGCGAAGCTCTTCGAGCCGCGCGAGATCGACTCGTGCGCGGTGGCGACGATCGCGTCTCGGCTGGGGAGGGGGTGGGTCACGCGGCACTTGCCCTTTCCGTTCGCCCTGAGCGAAGTCGAAGGGCAGGCCCCGGATGCTGTGCTTCGACTGCGCTCAGCACGAACGGCAGGGGGGAGGGCACCGCCTAAAGATCCGACGCGTTCATCCGGATGATCGGCTGCGTCGGCACGTGCGCGGCCATGCGGTCGAGCAGGACGTCGAGCGTGTCCGCGACGATCAGCAGGTCGCGGTGCTGCGGGCGCAGGAAGCCGACCTCGGCCATCTTGTCCCAGAAGGCGATCAGATGGTCGTAATAGCCCGCGGTGTTGAGCAGGCCTACGGGATCGGTGTGATAGCCGAGCTGCGCCCAGCTCAGCGCCTCCCACAATTCGTCCATCGTGCCGGTGCCGCCGGGGATGGTGACGAAGCCGTCGGCGAGCGTGGTGAACTTGGCTTTGCGGGTGTGCATGCCGTCGACGACGTGGAGTTCGGTGAGGCCGCGATGCGCGACCTCGGCATCGACCAGCGCCTGCGGAATCACGCCGATCACCTCGCCGCCGGCTTCGAGCGCGCTGTCGGCGATAGCCCCCATCAGCCCGAGCCGGCCGCCGCCATAGACGACCCCGATCCCGCGTTCGGCCAAGGTACGCCCGATCTCCCGCGCGGCGTCGATGTAGGTGGTGTCGGCGGGCGTCGCCGACCCGCAGTAAATGGCAAGGCGTTTCATGCGTCTGCGCTACGCGAGGCGAGCGTTGCGCCGCAAGAAGAGATTGGTTCGCGCAGAGGCGCAGAGAACGCAGAGTCGTTTCACCCGGGACGGGCGTCCGTCTTTACAACGCAGCTTGGCGCAAGGTCGCTTCGCGACGACCAAGACATCTCTGCGTCCTCTGCGCCTCTGCGCGAACCAAACCTACCGTTCTTCCTCAAGCATAAGCCGTGCGGTGGCCTTCGCGCTGCCGACGACGCCGGGGATGCCGGCGCCGGGGTGCGTGCCGGCGCCGACGAAGTAGAGGTTGGGGATCGCCTCGTCGCGGTTGTGGACGCGGAAATAGGCGCTCTGCGTCAGCACCGGTTCGAGGCTGAAGGCGGAGCCCAGATGCGCGTTCAGGTCTTCGGCGAAGTTGTTCGGCGCGTAGGAGAACTTGGTCACGATCCGGTCGTGGATGTCGGGGATCAGCCGCCGGCCGATCTCGTCGAGGATGCGCTTTTCGAGGATCGGCGCGATCTCGTCCCAGTCGACCGGGAATTTGCCCATGTGCGGCACCGGGGCCAGCGCGTAGAAGGTCGAGTGACCCTCGGGCGCGAGGCTCGGATCGGTGACGGTCGGGTGGTGCAAATAGAGCGAAAAGTCCTCTGCCAGTACGCCGTGGTCGTAAATGTCCTCGAGCAGCCCCTTATAACGCGGCCCGAACAGGATCATGTGGTGCGGGATGCCCGGCCAGGTGCCCTTGATCCCGAAATGCACGACGAACAGCGAGGGACTGTACTTCTTGCGCTCGAGCGACGCCTTCTTGCGCTGCGAACTGCGTGAGGTGGCGAGCAGGTCGCGATAGGTGTGCATGATGTCGCTGTTCGCCGCGATCGCATCCGCGGTGCCCGACCAGCCGCTGGCGCAGGTGACGCCGGTGGCGCGGTCGCCGAGCGTCTCGATCGACGTCACCGGGTCGTCGAGGCGCAGCACGCCGCCAAGACGCTCGAACTGCGTGACCAGGGCGGCGACCAGCCGGTTGGTGCCGCCGCGCGCGAACCAGACGCCGCCGTCGCGCTCGAGCTTGTGGATCAGCGCGTAGATCGCGCTCGTCGTCATCGGATTGCCGCCGACGAGCAGCGTGTGGAACGACAGCGCCTCGCGCAGCTTCTCCGATTTCACGAAGCTCGACACTATCGAATAGACCGAGCGCCACGCCTGGTATTTGGCGAGGGACGGCGCCGCCTTGATCATCGACCCGAAGTCGAGGAACGCGACATGGCCGAGCTTCTCATAGCCTTCGCGGAACACGCCGGCGGAGTAATCGAGGAACTTGAGATACCCCTCCCAGTCGCCGGGGTGCAGCCGCTCGATCTCCGAGCGCATCAGCGTGTCGTCGTTGGTATAGTCGAAATTGGTCCCGTCGGGCCAGTTGAGCCGGTAGAAGGGGAGCACCGGATCGAGCGTCACGTCCTCGGCCATGTCGCGGCCGGACAGCGCCCAGAGCTCGCGCAGGCAATCGGGATCGGTGATGACGGTCGGCCCGGCATCGAAGGTGAAGGTGCCTTCGTCGATGGCACGCTCCCAGAAATAGCCGCGGCCGCCGGGCTTGTCGCGGCTCTCGACGATCGTCGTCTGCACGCCGGCCGATTGCAGCCGGATGGCGAGCGCCAGTCCGCCAAACCCTGCACCGATGACGATCGCTGTCTTCATGGTTTCATACTGCCTGCGATGGCGCGGATCGCGCGCGAGATGGGAACGGGGGGCTTGCCGGTAAGGATACGGGCCTTGTCGATCAGGGTCGAGTTGCCCGCATAGAAGCGGCCGATCAGACGCGGCGATAGCGTGTAGAAGCGCTCGAGAATGCGATAGCGTTCCATGGGTTCGGCGGCGCGGAACAACATCGTGTCGAGCATCCGGTAGAAGCCGCGCTGCGCCCAGGTCTTCCGGGCGAGACCGTGCGTCACCTGGTACAGCGCGGACCCCGAAAAGTCGCGGCGGTCGGCGAGCAGCGCCGCGGTCCGCACCGCGTCGGGCAGCGAGTAGCCGGTGGTCGGGTGGAACAGCCCGGCGCGCATCCCGACCTTGGCGATCGTCACGCCGCTCGAACGCCAATAGGCGTCGAAATCGCCGCCCCACACGACCGGCAGCACGCCCGATTCGATCCGGCCCTCAGCATCGACCGCCCAGCCGCGCGCGGCGGCATAGGCGTCGATCCGCGCGGTCAGCGCCGCGACGTCGAGGTCGGGGGTGTCGCTGTAATAGGTGTCCTCGACGAACATCCGGTCGTCTGTGAACGGCAGGCAATAGACGAAGCGATAGCCGTCGATCTGTTCGACCGTGGCGTCCATCACGCGCGGCTGGGGTGCGCCGTGCGGGGCCGACAACGCGAGTTCGCGGCCGACGAACTTCTGCCAGCCGAGCGACAGCGTCGACAGGTCGCCCGGACCGCGCGCGTCGATCACGCCCTTGGCCTCGATACGGTCGCCATCGGCGAGCACCACCGCGGTCGCGCTGACACCCAGCACCTTGCGGCCCAGCAGCAGCGCTTCGGACGGCAACGCGCGCCGGACCGCGGCGTCCAGCTTCTCGCTGCGGATCGAATAATAGCGCTCGTCGATCGTGCGGGCGTGGTGCGGGAAGGCGATGTCGTATCCCTCCCACGCATGCGCGACGAGCGGCTCGACGATCCAGCGGTGCGCATGGGCTACGTCGCTGCCGAAGAACGACCAGATATGGTTGCCGCCGACGACGCTGTCGGTGTCGATCAGCCGCACGTCGAGCGCGGGATGCTTGCCCTTCAGCGCGAGCGCGACGAGCCCGCCTGCCAGGCCGCCGCCGACGATCGCGACGTCGCAGGTGATCGTCGATGCCATGGCCTTCGACTATCGCAATCCGCGAACGTCGAGAAGCCGCTTTTGCCCGGTGGGACGTTTCGTCATACCCTGTTCGGATGACGCCCCCGGTCCTCACCACTGCAAGGCTGACGCTCGAAGGACCCGACCCGGCCGACCTGCCCGATTTCGCCGCGATGTGGGCGGACCCCTTGGTCTATGCGATGATCGGCGGGCGGGCCTTCACGCGGGAAGAGACGTGGCACCGGGTGCTGCGCCATATCGGGCATTGGCAGGTCGTCGGCTATGGCAACTGGACGATCCGCGAGCGCGCCAGCGGGCGGATCGCCGGGTCGGTCGGCCTGATGGATTCGCGCCGCGACACGGTGCCGTCGTTCGAGGGGACGCCGGAGATGGGCTGGGCGCTGTGTTCCTGGGCGCATGGCCGGGGGTTCGGCGGCGAGGCGGTGGCGGCCGCGCTCGGCTGGGCGGATGCGCAGGGGATCGCGCGGACGGTGTGCATCATCGATCCGGCCAACACGGCGTCGATCGGGCTCGCGGGCAAGATGGGCTATGTCCGCGTCGCCGACGCCACCTACCGCGATGCGCCGACGCTGCTGTTCGCGCGTGCGGCTCCGGACGTCAGCCCTTCGGCTTCCAGGTGAGCACGCGCCAGACATAGCCGATCACGATCACCGCCATGATCGCCACCGCGACCGGGCCGACATAGCGGTCGAGCTGGCGGAAATGCGCGCCCATCGCGATCCCGGCATAGGCGAGCACGGTGTTCCAGATCGCGGTGCCCGCCGCGGTCCAGAGCAGGAATTTCCAGAGCGGCATGCAGGTCATCCCCGCCGGCAGCGAGATGACGGTGCGGAAGGTCGGCATGAAGCGGAACACGAACACCACCCAGATCCCGCGCTTCAGGAAGAAGGCGTGGAGGCGCTCGACGTCGCGCCATTCGAGCGTCAGCCAGCGGCCGTGCTTCGCGATGAACGGGCGGAAGCGCTCGTAGCCGATGTTGCGGCCGAGCCAGTACCAGAAATAATTGCCCGCGACCGACCCCGCGGTGCCCCAGGCGACCAGCGGCACCAGCCCCATGTCGCCGCGTGCGACCGCCATCCCGCCCAGGCCCATGATGACCTCGGACGGCACTGGCGGCACGATGTTCTCGAGCGCCATCAGCAGGAAGATGCCGATATAGCCGCCCCAGGCGATCAGGTTGAGGATGAACTCGGTCACCTGTTCCCCTCCCGCGTGCGGGAGGGGGTAGGGGAGGGCGTGTCCGCGGGCGGGGGGCGGCGTGTCTGGACAGGCCCTCCCCCAACCCCTCCCGCAAGCGGGAGGGGAGTTTCAGGGGCGACCCCTCCCGCAAGCGGAAGGGGAGTTTCTGGGGAACCCCCTCCCGCAAGCGGAAGGAGAGTTTCTGGGGAACCCCCTCCCGCTTGCGGGAGGGGGTAGGGGGTGGGCTCGCGATCTCGGCGGAAGCTGGTGCGGATGGCGCGAGCCCACCCCCGGCCCCTCCCGCGAGCGGGAGGGGAGAAAGGATTCCACGTCCCGCGAACGGGAAGCGCTACGTTAAGCACGCACCTTCTTCTCGATTGCGTCCCAGATCATGCCGGCGACATCGGTGCCGTCGAACCGCTCGATCGCGACGATCCCGGTCGGCGAGGTGACGTTGATCTCGGTCAGCCACTTGCCGCCGATCACGTCGATCCCGACGAACAGCAGCCCGCGCTTCTTGAGTTCGGGCCCGAGCACCGCGCAGATCTCGCGCTCGGTCTCGGTCAGCGCGGTCTTCTCCGCCGACCCGCCGACCGCGAGGTTGGAGCGGATCTCGCCTTCGCCGGGCAGCCGGTTGATCGCGCCGGCGACCTCGCCGTCGACCAGCACGATGCGCTTGTCCCCCTTTGCCACGTCGGGAAGGAACGCCTGCACCATGTGCGGCTCGCGCCAGGTCATGTTGAAGACCTCGATCAGCGCGGACAGGTTGGCGCCGTCGGACTCGACCTTGAAGATCGCCTTGCCGCCATTGCCGTGGAGCGGCTTGACGACGATCGCGCCGTGCTCCGCGAGGAACGCGCGCGCCTCGTCGAGGCTGCGCGTGACGAGCGTCGGCGGCATGAACTGCGGATAGTCGAGCACGAACACCTTTTCGGGCGCGTTGCGGACGTTCGCCGGATCGTTCACCACGAGCGTCTTGTCGGCGATGCGCTCGAGCAGGTGCGTCGCGGTGATGTAGCCGAGGTCGAACGGCGGATCCTGCCGCATCAGCACGACATCGGCCTCGTCGCCGAGGTCGAGCTGGACCGGTTCGCCGAAGCTGAAATGGTCGCCCTCGACGCGCTGCACGGTGACGGGATGCGCCTTCGCCCAGACGCGGCCGTCGCGGTAGTTCAGGTCCTCGGCGCCGTAGTGGAACAGCGCATGGCCGCGGGCCTGCGCGGCCAGCATCAGCGCGAAGGTCGAATCGCCGACGATGTTGATGTCGGCGATCGGGTCCATCTGGACGGCGACGGTGAGGGGCATGGCAAACCTTTCATGCGTCACCCCAGCGAAGGCCGGGGTCTCTCAGGTCGGGCCGGATGCCCTCCCCACGAAGACCCCGGCCTTTGCTGGGGTGACGGATTGTGTGAACGCGATGTAGGCGGCGGGTGTTCCGCTGTCACCCGCGCTAGGGCTGCCACGCATTCTCGATATGCCGCGGCCGCGTGCCCGGCGCGAGCAGGATGACGTCGACGCGGATGTCGTCGCTCGGGCCGGCATAGGTCGGCATCAGATACTCCGCGGCAGCAGCGACGCGTGCGAGGCGACGCTCGTCGATCGCGAAGTCGAGTTCGGCGGCGGTGGCACGCGTCTTCACCTCGATGAAAGCGACTAGGGAGCCTTTGCGCGCGACGAGGTCCACTTCGCCGGCGGGGGTGCGGACGCGGCGGTCGAGGATGCGCCAGCCCTTCAGCCGCAGCCACCAGCCCGCGAGTCGCTCGCCGCGGCGGCCCGCGGCTTCGGCGGCCTGGCGGTTGCGCGTATTCCCCTCCCGCCTGCGGGAGGGGCCAGGGGAGGGGGTGTGGGTCACCGCACTGGACATGCCCTCCCCCAACCCCTCCCACAAGTGGGAGGGGAGTTAGCCCTTCATCTCGAGCGCCCGCGCGTAGAGGGTCTTGCGGTCGAGGCCCAATTTCTTCGCGACTTCGCTCGCCGCCTGGCCGGTCGACAGGCGGGTCAGTGCCTCGGCGAGCGCGGTGTCGGCGTCGTCCTGGCTCGCGGGCGGCGCTTCGCCGGGCGGGGCGACGACGATGACGATCTCGCCGCGCGGGGGGGCGTCGGCGTAGCGGGTGGCGAGCTGGGTGAGCGTGCCGGTCACCGCTTCCTCGAACTTCTTGGTGATCTCGCGCGTCACCGCGGCGTCGCGGTCGCCCAGGCCCTCGGCGAGCGCGGACAGGCTGGCGGCGAGGCGGGGGCCGGATTCGTAGAGGACCAGCGTCGCGCGGATCGCGGCGATCTCGGCGATCGCTTCGGCGCGGGCGTGCGCCTTCGAGGGCAGGAAGCCGATGAACAGGAAGCGGTCGGTGGGCAGGCCGGCGAGCGTCAGGGCTGCGACCGCGGCGCAAGGGCCCGGGATCGTCACGACCAGATGCCCGGCGGCGCGCGCGTCGCGGACCAGCTTGAAGCCGGGGTCGGAGATGAGCGGCGTGCCGGCATCGGAGACGAGCGCCACCGCCTCGGTCGCCATGCGGGCGATCAGGCCGGGGCGGACGCCCTCGGCGCTGTGGTCGTGATAGGGCGTCATCGGGCGCTTGATGCCGATATGGTGGAGCAGTTTCGCGGTGACGCGGCTGTCCTCGACCGCGATGACGTCGGCGCGCGACAGGACGTCGGCGGCGCGCGGCGTCAGATCACCGAGATTGCCGATCGGCGTCGCGACGATGTAGAGGCCGGGTTCGAGAGGATTTTGGGGGATGGTCATGGCTCAGGCATCGATATCGCAACGCGGGCGAGGTGTCGCCCGCTGGATCGTGATTGCAGCGGGCGGCCTGCTCGCGGCGTGCCAGACGATCGTGCCCAAGGGGCCGGTGACGTCGTCGCAAGCGCGGCCGACGACCCGGCCCGCTGCGGAGGGACCGATCGGCGTCGAGGCCGGCATCCCGCGCGATGCCGAACGCAACCGCGTCGCGCTGCTGGTGCCGCTGTCGGGCGGCAACGCCGGCGTCGGCACCTCGATCGCCAACGCGACGATGCTCGCGCTGCTGGATACGCAGAACCAGCGCGTGCGGATCACCAACTACGACACCGCGACGGGTGCGGCGGCGGCGGCACAGCGCGCGATCGCCGACGGCGCGCAGCTGATCCTGGGGCCGTTGCTCGCCGACGACGTCCGCGCGGTCGCACCGATCGCGCAGGCGGCCAAGGTGCCGGTGATCAGCTTCTCCAACGATTCGGGCGTGGCCGGGAACGGTGTGTTCCTGATGGGCTATGCGCCGACCCAGTCGATTTCGCGCGTCGTCGACTTCGCGAAAAGCCGCGGCGTCAGCAATTTCGCCGGGCTGGTCCCGAACGGGCTGTACGGCGAGCGCGCGTCGACCGCGTTCCTGCGCGCGGTCGAGGGCGCGGGCGGCCAGGTCGTCTCGCTGCAGACCTATGCGCGGACCGCGGGCGGCGTGACCGGCGCGGCGGCGCGGCTGGCGGCGAAGGCGCCGTACGACGCGGTGCTGGTCGCCGACAGCGGCGCGACCGCGGCACAGGCGGCGGGGCTGGTGAAGCGCGGCGCGGGCGCGTCGACGCGGATTCTCGGCACCGAGCTGTGGAATTCGGAGACCGCGCTGGCGGCCAAGCCGGCGCTGGCGGGGGCATGGTATGCGGCGGTGTCGGACACGCTGTACCGGCAATATGCCGCCAAATACCGCGCGCGGTTCGGGAGCGGGCCGTACCGGCTGTCGAGCATCGGCTATGATTCGGTGCTGCTGACGGTGCGGATCGCGCGCGACTGGCGGCCGGGGACGGCGTTCCCGGTCGGTCGGCTGCGCGATGGCGACGGCTTTTCGGGAATCGACGGCGCGTTCCGCTTCGGGCGCGACAGCATCGCCGAGCGTGCGCTCGAGGTGAAGGAGATCCGCGGGGGCACGACCAGCGTGGTGTCGCCGGCGCCAACCGGGTTCGGGGGGTAATCCTGCCCTGTCGTCATCCCAGCGAAGGCTGGGATCTCGTGCGTCGGGGGCGCCGCTTGATCCGCGAGAGACCCCAGCCTTCGCTGGGGTGACGGTTTGGGGGTAGCGGGCCGTTACTACGCCGTCACGATCTCCGGCAAAATCGCGTCGAGCAGCAGCGCGCCGGCTTCGGTGACGCGCAGGCGGCCGGGGGTGCGCGCGATCAGGCCCAG
This sequence is a window from Sphingomonas ginsenosidivorax. Protein-coding genes within it:
- the gshB gene encoding glutathione synthase codes for the protein MPLTVAVQMDPIADINIVGDSTFALMLAAQARGHALFHYGAEDLNYRDGRVWAKAHPVTVQRVEGDHFSFGEPVQLDLGDEADVVLMRQDPPFDLGYITATHLLERIADKTLVVNDPANVRNAPEKVFVLDYPQFMPPTLVTRSLDEARAFLAEHGAIVVKPLHGNGGKAIFKVESDGANLSALIEVFNMTWREPHMVQAFLPDVAKGDKRIVLVDGEVAGAINRLPGEGEIRSNLAVGGSAEKTALTETEREICAVLGPELKKRGLLFVGIDVIGGKWLTEINVTSPTGIVAIERFDGTDVAGMIWDAIEKKVRA
- a CDS encoding penicillin-binding protein activator is translated as MAQASISQRGRGVARWIVIAAGGLLAACQTIVPKGPVTSSQARPTTRPAAEGPIGVEAGIPRDAERNRVALLVPLSGGNAGVGTSIANATMLALLDTQNQRVRITNYDTATGAAAAAQRAIADGAQLILGPLLADDVRAVAPIAQAAKVPVISFSNDSGVAGNGVFLMGYAPTQSISRVVDFAKSRGVSNFAGLVPNGLYGERASTAFLRAVEGAGGQVVSLQTYARTAGGVTGAAARLAAKAPYDAVLVADSGATAAQAAGLVKRGAGASTRILGTELWNSETALAAKPALAGAWYAAVSDTLYRQYAAKYRARFGSGPYRLSSIGYDSVLLTVRIARDWRPGTAFPVGRLRDGDGFSGIDGAFRFGRDSIAERALEVKEIRGGTTSVVSPAPTGFGG
- the crtY gene encoding lycopene beta-cyclase CrtY; this translates as MASTITCDVAIVGGGLAGGLVALALKGKHPALDVRLIDTDSVVGGNHIWSFFGSDVAHAHRWIVEPLVAHAWEGYDIAFPHHARTIDERYYSIRSEKLDAAVRRALPSEALLLGRKVLGVSATAVVLADGDRIEAKGVIDARGPGDLSTLSLGWQKFVGRELALSAPHGAPQPRVMDATVEQIDGYRFVYCLPFTDDRMFVEDTYYSDTPDLDVAALTARIDAYAAARGWAVDAEGRIESGVLPVVWGGDFDAYWRSSGVTIAKVGMRAGLFHPTTGYSLPDAVRTAALLADRRDFSGSALYQVTHGLARKTWAQRGFYRMLDTMLFRAAEPMERYRILERFYTLSPRLIGRFYAGNSTLIDKARILTGKPPVPISRAIRAIAGSMKP
- a CDS encoding YraN family protein; this translates as MTHTPSPGPSRRREGNTRNRQAAEAAGRRGERLAGWWLRLKGWRILDRRVRTPAGEVDLVARKGSLVAFIEVKTRATAAELDFAIDERRLARVAAAAEYLMPTYAGPSDDIRVDVILLAPGTRPRHIENAWQP
- a CDS encoding TIGR00730 family Rossman fold protein is translated as MKRLAIYCGSATPADTTYIDAAREIGRTLAERGIGVVYGGGRLGLMGAIADSALEAGGEVIGVIPQALVDAEVAHRGLTELHVVDGMHTRKAKFTTLADGFVTIPGGTGTMDELWEALSWAQLGYHTDPVGLLNTAGYYDHLIAFWDKMAEVGFLRPQHRDLLIVADTLDVLLDRMAAHVPTQPIIRMNASDL
- the rsmI gene encoding 16S rRNA (cytidine(1402)-2'-O)-methyltransferase, with translation MTIPQNPLEPGLYIVATPIGNLGDLTPRAADVLSRADVIAVEDSRVTAKLLHHIGIKRPMTPYHDHSAEGVRPGLIARMATEAVALVSDAGTPLISDPGFKLVRDARAAGHLVVTIPGPCAAVAALTLAGLPTDRFLFIGFLPSKAHARAEAIAEIAAIRATLVLYESGPRLAASLSALAEGLGDRDAAVTREITKKFEEAVTGTLTQLATRYADAPPRGEIVIVVAPPGEAPPASQDDADTALAEALTRLSTGQAASEVAKKLGLDRKTLYARALEMKG
- a CDS encoding DedA family protein, encoding MTEFILNLIAWGGYIGIFLLMALENIVPPVPSEVIMGLGGMAVARGDMGLVPLVAWGTAGSVAGNYFWYWLGRNIGYERFRPFIAKHGRWLTLEWRDVERLHAFFLKRGIWVVFVFRFMPTFRTVISLPAGMTCMPLWKFLLWTAAGTAIWNTVLAYAGIAMGAHFRQLDRYVGPVAVAIMAVIVIGYVWRVLTWKPKG
- a CDS encoding phytoene desaturase; this translates as MKTAIVIGAGFGGLALAIRLQSAGVQTTIVESRDKPGGRGYFWERAIDEGTFTFDAGPTVITDPDCLRELWALSGRDMAEDVTLDPVLPFYRLNWPDGTNFDYTNDDTLMRSEIERLHPGDWEGYLKFLDYSAGVFREGYEKLGHVAFLDFGSMIKAAPSLAKYQAWRSVYSIVSSFVKSEKLREALSFHTLLVGGNPMTTSAIYALIHKLERDGGVWFARGGTNRLVAALVTQFERLGGVLRLDDPVTSIETLGDRATGVTCASGWSGTADAIAANSDIMHTYRDLLATSRSSQRKKASLERKKYSPSLFVVHFGIKGTWPGIPHHMILFGPRYKGLLEDIYDHGVLAEDFSLYLHHPTVTDPSLAPEGHSTFYALAPVPHMGKFPVDWDEIAPILEKRILDEIGRRLIPDIHDRIVTKFSYAPNNFAEDLNAHLGSAFSLEPVLTQSAYFRVHNRDEAIPNLYFVGAGTHPGAGIPGVVGSAKATARLMLEEER
- a CDS encoding phytoene/squalene synthase family protein, with the translated sequence MTHPLPSRDAIVATAHESISRGSKSFAAASRLFDKPTRERAWLLYAWCRACDDIADGQDHGHGMTVVADAPARLERLSAMTEAALAGQIVGDPAFDALRIVAAETRMPHRFARDLVAGFALDAREWRPRSEADLYKYCYHVAGVVGCMMAVAMGVDPADEDTLDRACDLGMAFQLANIARDIEEDDRVGRCYVPEEWLVEMDFPPGQHMKPPFRSRLAVLTKRMAARAAEFEASAREGTPALPFRSAWAVLAAAGIYGAIGREVAARGEHAWDHRVTTSGLQKVGFIARAAREAASREKLYPRTPRDPVLWTRPR
- a CDS encoding GNAT family N-acetyltransferase; this translates as MTPPVLTTARLTLEGPDPADLPDFAAMWADPLVYAMIGGRAFTREETWHRVLRHIGHWQVVGYGNWTIRERASGRIAGSVGLMDSRRDTVPSFEGTPEMGWALCSWAHGRGFGGEAVAAALGWADAQGIARTVCIIDPANTASIGLAGKMGYVRVADATYRDAPTLLFARAAPDVSPSASR